In a genomic window of Thiolapillus brandeum:
- a CDS encoding RNA polymerase sigma factor FliA: MNIAAMYQKASEPLDYEELVVKHASLVKRVAYHLMARMPSSVQVEDLIQAGMIGLLEAINNYDPSKGASFETYARIRIRGSMIDEVRRGDWTPRSVYHKARKLAEAMQTVEHREQRPARDEEVAAELGLDLASYHKILADTNGCHVLSYDDLSVDGWGHEEEDGVEDTGLLPELQKNMFKEGLSEAIANLPEREKLVLSLYYDDEFNLREIGEILGVTEARVCQIHGQALTRLRSRMRDWVEEDQE, translated from the coding sequence ATGAACATTGCAGCCATGTATCAGAAGGCTTCCGAACCACTGGACTATGAAGAACTGGTCGTCAAGCATGCGTCATTGGTCAAACGTGTCGCCTATCACCTGATGGCTCGTATGCCTTCCAGTGTGCAGGTGGAGGATCTGATTCAGGCGGGCATGATCGGGCTGCTGGAAGCTATCAACAACTATGATCCTTCCAAGGGCGCCAGTTTTGAGACCTATGCCCGTATCAGGATTCGCGGCTCCATGATCGATGAAGTGCGTCGTGGGGATTGGACACCCCGGTCCGTTTACCATAAGGCAAGAAAGCTGGCCGAGGCTATGCAGACCGTGGAGCACCGTGAGCAACGCCCGGCCCGGGACGAAGAAGTGGCGGCAGAGCTGGGTTTGGATCTCGCTTCCTATCACAAGATTCTTGCGGATACCAATGGTTGCCATGTGCTCAGCTATGACGATCTGTCTGTGGATGGTTGGGGGCATGAGGAAGAGGACGGGGTCGAGGATACGGGGCTTTTGCCCGAGTTGCAGAAAAACATGTTCAAGGAAGGATTGTCCGAAGCCATAGCAAACCTTCCAGAGCGTGAGAAACTGGTGTTGTCTCTTTACTATGACGATGAATTCAATCTCCGTGAGATAGGTGAAATTCTGGGGGTTACTGAGGCCAGAGTATGTCAGATTCATGGCCAGGCCCTGACACGGCTGCGCTCCAGGATGCGGGATTGGGTTGAGGAAGATCAGGAATAA
- a CDS encoding M48 family metallopeptidase codes for MDFFSAQDDARRKTRWLIVLFVLAILSLVVLTNLFIMLFVEYSNDYYVQNHTPMTFWQKFDWARFTAISLGVIVVVLAGSGIRTLSLRGGGKTVAEMMGGRLVSGNPRTPLERRLVNVVEEIAIASGTPVPQVYVMEHEPGINAFAAGYTTGDAVVAVTQGTLEKLNRAELQGVIAHEFSHIIHGDMRLNIRLIGLLFGILMVALIGRLLFRWGALGGSRNSKENNGIPLVVLGLGLIILGYVGVFFGNLIKAAVSRQREFLADASSVQFTRDPTGIAGALMKIGGDTQGAIINHPDAEELSHAYFGEGTRHMFTSLFATHPPLEQRIRKVLPSWDGQFLVPQKPDLAEIQKEEDAREQPRVTPQDMMMGGVILSSVLDNINQTEVPETVSVQEARRVLEYIPGELREAAEEPHGARALIYALILDEDHEVLEKQIWHLQDKADTGVAMLTEKHMKQVKKLAPKLRLTLVDLAMPALRQLSPQQYELFKENLQILIDMDGQVTAFEWALQRLILRHLEAHFKHRISHIGRYKHLSKLKDEIAIMLSYLAHHTHASKMDALHAFEAAARELKIEGMHLVNESDLRLEDLDTAMDKLAQLKPLLKPQLLKAAAACVEADGEVTALEMELLRAFSALLDCPLPPLPDPS; via the coding sequence CGCTGGTTGATCGTCCTGTTTGTGCTTGCCATTTTATCCCTGGTCGTGCTGACCAACCTGTTCATCATGTTGTTCGTGGAGTATTCCAACGACTACTATGTGCAGAATCACACGCCCATGACCTTTTGGCAGAAATTCGACTGGGCACGTTTCACCGCCATCAGCCTGGGGGTCATCGTGGTGGTACTGGCAGGCAGCGGCATTCGTACCCTGAGCCTGCGTGGCGGCGGCAAGACCGTGGCGGAGATGATGGGGGGGCGCCTGGTATCAGGCAACCCGCGCACTCCCCTGGAACGCCGCCTGGTGAATGTGGTGGAGGAAATCGCCATAGCTTCGGGGACGCCCGTACCGCAAGTCTATGTCATGGAGCATGAACCGGGCATCAACGCCTTTGCGGCGGGCTATACCACGGGAGATGCGGTGGTGGCCGTAACCCAGGGCACCCTGGAAAAACTCAACCGCGCAGAACTCCAGGGAGTCATCGCCCACGAGTTCAGCCATATCATCCATGGCGACATGCGTCTCAACATCCGTCTCATCGGCCTGTTGTTCGGCATTCTCATGGTGGCCCTCATTGGCCGGCTGCTGTTCCGCTGGGGCGCTCTTGGCGGCAGCCGAAACAGCAAGGAGAATAACGGCATACCCCTGGTAGTGCTGGGCTTGGGGTTGATCATTCTCGGTTATGTGGGGGTGTTCTTCGGCAATCTGATCAAGGCTGCCGTGAGCCGTCAGCGCGAGTTCCTGGCCGATGCCTCTTCCGTACAGTTTACCCGGGATCCCACGGGCATCGCCGGCGCCCTGATGAAGATCGGCGGCGATACCCAGGGTGCCATCATCAACCATCCGGACGCGGAAGAACTGAGCCATGCCTACTTTGGGGAAGGCACCCGACACATGTTCACTTCCCTGTTCGCCACCCACCCTCCCCTGGAACAGCGTATCCGCAAAGTGCTACCCAGCTGGGATGGACAGTTCCTGGTGCCGCAAAAACCTGATCTTGCAGAGATTCAAAAGGAGGAGGATGCCAGGGAGCAACCCCGTGTCACCCCCCAGGACATGATGATGGGAGGCGTTATCCTCAGCAGCGTGCTGGACAACATCAACCAGACCGAGGTGCCTGAAACCGTCAGTGTCCAGGAAGCCCGCAGGGTCCTCGAATACATTCCCGGTGAGCTGCGTGAAGCCGCAGAGGAACCCCACGGCGCCCGTGCCCTCATCTATGCCCTGATACTGGACGAAGACCACGAAGTGCTGGAGAAACAGATCTGGCACCTGCAGGACAAGGCGGACACCGGCGTTGCCATGCTCACGGAAAAACACATGAAGCAGGTGAAAAAACTGGCGCCAAAACTGCGCCTGACCCTGGTGGATCTGGCCATGCCCGCCCTGCGACAGCTTTCCCCGCAGCAGTATGAGTTGTTCAAGGAGAACCTGCAGATCCTTATTGACATGGACGGCCAGGTCACCGCTTTCGAGTGGGCCCTTCAGCGCCTCATCCTGCGCCACCTGGAAGCACATTTCAAACACCGTATCTCCCATATCGGCCGCTACAAGCACCTGTCCAAACTCAAGGACGAAATCGCCATCATGCTCAGTTATCTGGCGCATCACACCCATGCGAGCAAGATGGACGCACTCCATGCTTTCGAGGCAGCCGCCAGGGAGCTGAAAATCGAAGGCATGCATCTTGTGAATGAATCCGACCTGCGCCTGGAAGACCTGGATACCGCCATGGACAAGCTGGCCCAACTCAAGCCCCTGCTCAAGCCCCAGTTGCTCAAGGCTGCCGCCGCCTGTGTCGAGGCAGATGGTGAAGTCACTGCCCTGGAAATGGAGTTGCTGCGCGCATTTTCCGCCTTGCTGGACTGTCCCCTGCCACCCCTTCCCGATCCCAGCTGA
- a CDS encoding MinD/ParA family ATP-binding protein: protein MTTKRPRDQAMGLRKIKQHRPVKVIAVTGGKGGVGKTNVAVNLSLSLAAAGNEVMLLDADFGLANVDVQLGLSPEYDLSHLISGERNLEEIIIQGPGGVKIIPASSGISRMADLSHQERAGIIHAFSELHCDVDYLVVDTSAGIADSVISFCKASHEVLVVVCDEPASITDAYALIKVLNREHGVNHFHVLANMVYSNRQGMDLYNKLSLAANHFLEASLSFLGIIPQDERLRQAVQKQKAVVALYPSSPSSSAFRKVAGNIEKWPGTQNASGQLEFFVERLIKSENELSRREP, encoded by the coding sequence ATGACAACAAAACGGCCCAGGGATCAGGCCATGGGATTGAGAAAGATCAAACAACATCGACCCGTCAAGGTGATTGCCGTCACCGGAGGAAAGGGAGGCGTAGGCAAGACGAATGTAGCCGTCAATCTGTCCCTTTCCCTGGCGGCTGCCGGCAATGAAGTCATGTTGCTGGATGCGGATTTCGGGTTGGCAAATGTGGATGTGCAGCTGGGACTGAGCCCCGAGTATGATCTGTCACACCTGATTTCTGGTGAAAGGAATCTTGAGGAGATCATTATCCAGGGCCCTGGAGGGGTCAAGATCATTCCGGCCTCGTCCGGCATATCAAGAATGGCGGATCTCTCTCACCAGGAACGCGCAGGTATCATTCATGCTTTCAGTGAACTTCATTGTGACGTGGACTACCTGGTAGTGGACACATCTGCAGGAATAGCCGATTCGGTCATCAGTTTTTGCAAGGCATCCCATGAGGTTCTTGTGGTGGTTTGTGATGAACCGGCTTCCATTACCGACGCCTATGCATTGATCAAGGTCTTGAATCGCGAGCATGGCGTGAATCATTTCCATGTTCTGGCCAATATGGTGTATTCAAACCGCCAGGGCATGGATCTCTACAACAAACTTTCCCTGGCGGCGAATCATTTCCTGGAAGCCAGCCTGAGTTTTCTCGGGATAATTCCACAGGATGAACGCTTGAGGCAGGCCGTTCAGAAACAGAAAGCTGTAGTGGCGCTATACCCCAGCAGCCCTTCTTCGTCAGCTTTCCGCAAGGTGGCAGGCAATATCGAGAAATGGCCGGGCACGCAGAACGCCAGTGGCCAACTGGAATTCTTTGTCGAACGACTCATCAAGAGTGAGAATGAATTGAGCAGGCGGGAACCATGA
- the flhF gene encoding flagellar biosynthesis protein FlhF, translating into MKMKRYFAPDMRQAIRRVREDQGPNSVILSNRRVPGGVEIIAALDYDEALVNQALGAYENNSRGEGEAAEVPSGMDKPYPGENIGDPAAESSIQSIRNDLKALRDLMEAPLLQFGWGEMRKVQPLRANLLKRLMALGLDATLCREIVDKVVESGRMENGWAASLKLLAEMLPVSDDDILSEGGVIALVGSTGVGKTTTVAKLAARFALRHGRRHVALITTDSYRIGAHEQLRTYGRILGIPVQTAGDKDELAAALNHARDRKLVLIDTAGVSQRDMHLTEKLSSLNTGGQEIHNYLVLSATSQAQVQSEVIRSFQKSGLQRCILTKIDEAGSLGGTLATLAHHGLPAAYVSDGQKVPDDLHPARGEKLVKHAVELMQQRQEALTEDALAFNFGGLVANAHV; encoded by the coding sequence ATGAAGATGAAACGCTATTTTGCTCCTGACATGCGTCAGGCTATACGCAGAGTCAGGGAAGACCAGGGACCCAATTCCGTTATTCTTTCAAACCGGAGGGTTCCCGGAGGCGTGGAGATTATAGCAGCCCTGGATTATGACGAAGCTTTGGTCAACCAGGCCCTTGGGGCGTATGAAAACAACTCAAGGGGAGAAGGTGAAGCTGCTGAAGTGCCCTCCGGCATGGACAAACCCTATCCCGGGGAGAATATTGGCGACCCTGCCGCAGAATCCTCCATCCAGAGCATTCGCAATGATCTCAAGGCTCTGCGGGATCTGATGGAGGCTCCACTGCTGCAGTTTGGCTGGGGGGAAATGCGCAAGGTACAGCCTTTGCGCGCAAACCTGCTGAAACGTCTTATGGCCCTGGGTCTGGATGCCACTCTGTGCCGGGAAATCGTGGACAAGGTCGTAGAGAGTGGCCGGATGGAGAATGGTTGGGCGGCATCACTGAAGCTGCTGGCGGAAATGCTGCCGGTTTCAGACGACGATATTTTGTCAGAAGGCGGGGTCATTGCGCTAGTGGGGTCAACCGGGGTGGGTAAGACCACTACTGTGGCCAAGCTGGCGGCGCGTTTTGCGTTGCGCCATGGCCGCCGACATGTGGCCCTCATCACCACGGACAGTTACCGCATAGGCGCTCATGAACAGCTGCGTACCTATGGCCGGATCCTGGGTATTCCTGTACAGACTGCGGGGGACAAAGACGAGTTGGCTGCCGCACTCAATCATGCCCGTGACCGAAAACTGGTGCTTATCGATACGGCCGGGGTCAGTCAACGGGACATGCACCTCACAGAGAAGCTTTCCAGTCTGAATACAGGTGGCCAGGAAATCCACAACTACCTTGTTCTTTCCGCCACCAGCCAGGCCCAGGTTCAGAGTGAAGTGATTCGCTCGTTCCAGAAGTCGGGGTTGCAGCGCTGTATTCTGACCAAGATTGATGAAGCCGGAAGTCTGGGAGGTACCTTGGCCACATTGGCCCATCATGGCCTACCGGCTGCCTATGTCAGTGATGGTCAGAAAGTGCCGGATGATCTTCATCCTGCCAGGGGAGAAAAACTGGTCAAACATGCCGTCGAACTGATGCAGCAGCGTCAGGAAGCGCTCACAGAGGATGCGCTGGCATTCAACTTTGGAGGACTTGTCGCAAATGCTCATGTATGA
- a CDS encoding SPOR domain-containing protein: MFRKDTSTQARDSRQAGGATVSRYRDLAQDSDAKQSGQLLELTEDSVDFSSVLNTISESQTMDETPRQPPPGSGNRDLNISSVIERIQDEGPAVLRRDEESRPDQTRSHDITPAEEADKVHETVNAPIPPTPTAAEIRQLAESAAQEILSSRADQENTQSSRGSGWMLMILMLFLLTVGGYILYRSSNELAMARSHISQLSKRLFNAEEALAGMGRQVSGNTHRIRAVLTPQEMHKEMLEYQKQIFQEVDDRLDLTLLSQGGYIPTDPRHPSSEPAPVASPPEESVASSDRKIIDKPESMPESTGDWQVYLASYATESQAKKALTNYSSAVPGAIVQSANVKGREVYRVVVPGLSSKKKAMMYLDEVKKKLGLKGSWIGRHKEN, encoded by the coding sequence ATGTTCAGGAAAGATACCAGCACCCAGGCCAGGGACTCCCGCCAGGCGGGGGGGGCGACTGTTTCCCGGTACCGGGATCTCGCTCAGGATAGTGATGCAAAGCAGTCGGGGCAGCTCCTCGAACTCACTGAGGATAGCGTGGATTTCAGCTCTGTACTCAATACCATCTCGGAAAGCCAGACCATGGATGAAACGCCCCGGCAGCCCCCTCCAGGTTCAGGAAACAGGGACCTCAATATCAGTAGTGTCATTGAACGGATTCAGGATGAAGGACCGGCGGTGCTTCGCCGTGATGAAGAATCCCGACCGGATCAGACCCGCAGCCACGACATAACCCCCGCAGAGGAGGCAGACAAGGTGCATGAGACGGTGAATGCACCCATACCTCCTACACCTACAGCAGCCGAGATCCGCCAGCTTGCAGAGTCGGCAGCACAGGAAATTCTGTCTTCACGAGCTGACCAGGAAAATACGCAGTCATCCCGTGGTTCCGGGTGGATGTTGATGATCTTGATGTTGTTTCTACTAACTGTTGGCGGTTATATTCTGTACAGGAGCAGTAACGAACTGGCAATGGCCAGGAGTCATATATCCCAGCTCAGCAAACGCCTGTTCAACGCTGAGGAAGCGCTGGCCGGGATGGGGCGCCAGGTTTCCGGAAATACCCATCGCATTCGAGCTGTGTTGACCCCGCAGGAGATGCACAAGGAGATGCTGGAGTATCAGAAACAGATATTTCAGGAAGTGGATGACCGCCTGGATTTGACGTTGTTGTCCCAGGGCGGGTATATACCCACAGATCCCCGGCATCCATCTTCAGAGCCAGCGCCTGTGGCAAGTCCGCCAGAGGAGTCCGTGGCCTCATCCGACCGGAAAATCATAGACAAACCGGAATCGATGCCTGAGTCTACAGGGGACTGGCAGGTCTATCTGGCATCCTATGCTACTGAAAGCCAGGCAAAAAAGGCTTTGACGAACTATAGTTCAGCAGTGCCCGGGGCGATTGTCCAATCAGCCAATGTGAAAGGAAGAGAAGTGTATCGCGTAGTCGTTCCGGGTTTGTCCAGCAAGAAGAAGGCAATGATGTATCTTGATGAAGTAAAGAAAAAACTTGGCTTGAAGGGAAGCTGGATAGGGCGCCACAAAGAGAACTGA
- a CDS encoding DMT family transporter — translation MFDERRALFLGLAAVLLWSTVASAFKLSLRYLSPVQLLFWASLTSVCVLGLVLVLQGKLKDLLWLPPGSLLKLGLPGILTPWLYYLVLFKAYDLLPAQEAQPLNYSWAITLSLLAVPVLGHRLRRRQLGAIALSYFGVLIIATRGDPLSLEFSNAPGVLLALGSTLIWAAYWIWQTWSRVDPVLGLFCNFLFALPLIALTLWLTDGFSLPDQRGLAAAMYVGMFEMGLTFLLWLKALQLTRSTVRIANLIYLSPFLSLVLIHFVVGEEIMVSSYIGLLFIVAGVLLQNNLRESLTYS, via the coding sequence GTGTTCGATGAACGCCGGGCGCTATTCCTGGGGTTGGCAGCGGTATTGCTGTGGTCCACGGTAGCTTCGGCATTCAAACTCTCCCTGCGATACCTTTCCCCGGTTCAGCTCCTGTTCTGGGCCAGCCTGACATCCGTATGCGTCCTGGGATTGGTGCTGGTCCTGCAAGGCAAGTTGAAGGATCTGCTGTGGCTGCCTCCCGGTTCCCTGCTGAAACTGGGCCTGCCGGGGATACTCACCCCCTGGCTCTACTACCTGGTGCTGTTCAAGGCATATGACCTGTTACCCGCCCAGGAAGCCCAACCCCTCAATTACAGCTGGGCCATCACCCTGTCACTGCTGGCGGTGCCCGTGCTGGGTCACAGGCTGCGCAGGCGCCAACTGGGCGCCATTGCCCTGAGCTACTTCGGGGTTCTCATCATTGCCACCCGGGGAGATCCCCTGAGTCTGGAGTTCAGCAACGCTCCCGGCGTGTTGCTGGCCCTGGGCAGCACTCTCATATGGGCGGCCTATTGGATATGGCAAACCTGGAGCCGCGTGGATCCGGTGCTGGGGCTGTTTTGCAACTTCCTTTTCGCCCTGCCCTTGATTGCGTTGACCTTGTGGCTGACGGACGGCTTTTCCCTACCCGACCAAAGAGGCCTGGCAGCCGCCATGTATGTAGGAATGTTTGAAATGGGGCTGACCTTCCTGCTCTGGCTGAAAGCTCTACAGCTCACCCGCAGCACCGTGCGCATCGCCAATCTCATCTACCTGTCACCCTTTCTGTCCCTGGTGCTCATCCATTTTGTGGTGGGCGAGGAAATCATGGTCTCCAGTTATATCGGCCTGCTGTTCATCGTGGCCGGCGTATTGCTGCAGAACAACCTCAGGGAATCTCTGACATACTCATGA